The Xanthobacter flavus genome includes a window with the following:
- a CDS encoding ABC transporter ATP-binding protein: MSALAGPDPVPALPVAPASPDAVMEVRGASKIYLAGPNAVAALSDMTLALNAGELTGIVGPSGSGKTTFLMIAGLLEPPSTGTVYFRGRPIADPQTKLNSLRDFRRTHVGFIFQKANLIPFLTAVENVQIALEINDVRPKLARERARELLAQFGLGHREDNYPTQLSGGEQQRVSIARALANDPVLLLADEPTAALDGTRGRQVMQVFRALADERRVAVGVVTHDPRWSDIFDRIVEMSDGRMVSERAGGVAGHL, encoded by the coding sequence ATGAGCGCGCTCGCCGGGCCGGACCCGGTGCCCGCGCTTCCCGTTGCGCCCGCCTCGCCCGATGCGGTGATGGAGGTGCGTGGCGCCAGCAAGATCTATCTCGCCGGCCCCAATGCGGTGGCCGCGCTCTCCGACATGACGCTGGCGCTGAACGCCGGGGAGCTGACCGGCATCGTCGGCCCCTCCGGCTCGGGCAAGACCACCTTCCTGATGATCGCGGGCCTGCTGGAGCCGCCCTCCACCGGCACGGTCTACTTCCGCGGCCGGCCCATCGCCGATCCGCAGACGAAGCTCAACAGCCTGCGCGACTTCCGCCGCACCCATGTGGGCTTCATCTTCCAGAAGGCGAACCTCATTCCCTTCCTCACGGCGGTGGAGAACGTCCAGATCGCGCTGGAGATCAACGACGTGCGGCCGAAGCTGGCGCGCGAGCGGGCGCGGGAACTCCTCGCGCAGTTCGGGCTCGGCCACCGCGAGGACAATTATCCCACCCAGCTCTCCGGCGGCGAGCAGCAGCGCGTCTCCATTGCCCGCGCGCTGGCCAACGATCCGGTGCTGCTGCTGGCCGACGAGCCCACGGCGGCGCTCGACGGCACGCGCGGCCGGCAGGTGATGCAGGTGTTCCGGGCGCTCGCCGACGAGCGGCGGGTGGCGGTGGGGGTGGTCACCCACGACCCGCGCTGGTCGGACATCTTCGACCGC
- a CDS encoding ABC transporter permease → MNIALRDMRFSALRFALTAVGIGMLLGATMGMIGLYRGIVHEALLIINDIGADLWVVEGGRSGPFAETSAVPANLDRRVEGVPGVDSTRRFIQYNQQYTIDGKPVRLAVTGVDYPKDSGAWIPLIDGRAFRSTRYEAIADQSTGLLVGDVIRLGHDDYTVVGLTKGQVDMGGDGMFFVTIPDAQSINRVLPSEAVLLNRLAKGRSRMGMGDGGSVAAVMVELKPNADASEVQRRIKAWGDVEVLTQQEERDMLLNGRLWRLRVQILAFTAMTLLVAGSIIALTIYMLTLEKINQIALLKLIGARDRVIIGLIVQQALWIGVLGYSVALAISFTLYPNFPRTVLLLPDDLAWIAFSLLLISLFASWFAIRRAMRVRAQEVLA, encoded by the coding sequence ATGAACATCGCTCTTCGGGACATGCGCTTCTCCGCTTTGCGCTTCGCGCTGACGGCGGTGGGCATCGGCATGCTGCTCGGCGCCACCATGGGGATGATCGGCCTTTATCGCGGCATCGTCCACGAGGCGCTGCTCATCATCAACGACATCGGCGCCGACCTCTGGGTGGTGGAGGGCGGACGCTCCGGCCCCTTCGCCGAGACCTCGGCCGTGCCGGCCAATCTCGACCGGCGGGTGGAGGGCGTGCCGGGTGTGGATTCCACCCGCCGCTTCATCCAGTACAATCAGCAATACACGATCGACGGCAAGCCGGTCCGCCTCGCCGTGACCGGGGTGGATTATCCGAAGGATTCCGGCGCGTGGATTCCGCTCATCGACGGGCGCGCCTTCCGCTCCACCCGCTACGAGGCCATCGCCGACCAGTCCACCGGCCTGCTGGTGGGCGATGTGATCCGCCTCGGCCATGACGATTACACGGTCGTGGGCCTCACCAAGGGCCAGGTGGACATGGGCGGCGACGGCATGTTCTTCGTCACCATTCCCGATGCGCAATCCATCAACCGCGTGCTGCCCTCCGAGGCTGTGCTGCTGAACCGCCTCGCCAAGGGCCGCTCGCGCATGGGCATGGGCGATGGCGGCTCCGTCGCCGCCGTGATGGTGGAACTGAAGCCCAATGCCGATGCGAGCGAGGTGCAGCGCCGCATCAAGGCGTGGGGCGACGTGGAGGTGCTGACCCAGCAGGAGGAGCGCGACATGCTGCTGAACGGGCGCCTGTGGCGGCTCAGGGTGCAGATCCTCGCCTTCACCGCCATGACGCTGCTGGTGGCCGGCTCCATCATCGCGCTGACGATCTACATGCTGACGCTGGAGAAGATCAACCAGATCGCGCTTCTGAAGCTCATCGGCGCGCGGGACAGGGTCATCATCGGCCTCATCGTGCAGCAGGCGCTGTGGATCGGGGTGCTGGGCTATTCGGTGGCCCTCGCCATCTCCTTCACCCTCTATCCCAACTTCCCGCGCACGGTGCTGCTGCTGCCGGACGACCTCGCCTGGATCGCCTTCTCGCTCCTCCTCATCAGCCTGTTCGCGAGCTGGTTCGCCATCCGCCGCGCCATGCGCGTGCGGGCGCAGGAGGTGCTGGCATGA
- a CDS encoding efflux RND transporter periplasmic adaptor subunit, whose product MKPERVQPVHLKPDHSAGWRRFAVVMVLALAAGGAGFWWYVLPTPVAYHEVRLRMMSLEINGPGLLDAINRVTVTSRIQGFLKSIEADRNDTVKRGQVLARLESVDLQNQLAAAQAEASAAGRGVSEAEADRARAQAMLDKTKIEYERRATLVKLNAASQAELTTTEAAFKQAEADMARAEAGIERARAQVLSQQANVKVLEARLGEATISAPLDGVVISRERNPGDLLLPGANLMQVVELSTIIISARFDESARATIKAGQPARITFAADPGRVWNGKVLRLSRQVDQETREFTADITLDSLPDSWAMGQRANVAVEAQSPEQVIGIPESLVIRRDGRAGVWLAQRGRATWTPVTLGYISGSNVVVTRGLKEGDAVLAPAGRYAFQPVTLGTKLP is encoded by the coding sequence ATGAAGCCGGAGCGCGTCCAGCCCGTTCATCTCAAGCCCGACCATTCGGCCGGGTGGCGGCGCTTCGCCGTGGTCATGGTGCTCGCCCTCGCGGCGGGCGGCGCCGGATTCTGGTGGTACGTGCTGCCGACGCCGGTGGCGTACCACGAGGTGCGGCTTCGCATGATGAGCCTCGAGATCAACGGCCCCGGCCTTCTCGACGCCATCAACCGCGTGACCGTGACGAGCCGCATCCAGGGCTTCCTGAAATCCATCGAGGCCGACCGCAACGACACGGTGAAGCGCGGCCAGGTGCTGGCCCGGCTCGAATCCGTCGACCTGCAGAACCAGCTCGCCGCGGCCCAGGCGGAGGCGAGCGCCGCCGGGCGCGGGGTGAGCGAGGCCGAGGCCGACCGCGCCCGCGCGCAGGCCATGCTCGACAAGACGAAGATCGAATATGAGCGCCGCGCCACGCTGGTGAAGCTCAATGCCGCCTCCCAGGCGGAGCTGACCACCACGGAGGCCGCCTTCAAGCAGGCCGAGGCGGACATGGCCCGCGCCGAGGCCGGCATCGAGCGGGCGCGGGCGCAGGTGCTCTCCCAGCAGGCCAATGTGAAGGTGCTGGAGGCGCGCCTGGGCGAGGCCACCATCAGCGCCCCCCTCGACGGCGTGGTCATCTCCCGCGAGCGCAATCCCGGCGACCTGCTACTGCCGGGCGCCAACCTGATGCAGGTGGTGGAGCTGTCCACCATCATCATCTCCGCCCGCTTCGACGAATCCGCCCGCGCCACCATCAAGGCCGGCCAGCCGGCGCGCATCACCTTCGCCGCCGATCCCGGGCGGGTGTGGAACGGCAAGGTGCTGCGCCTGTCCCGGCAGGTGGACCAGGAGACCCGCGAGTTCACCGCCGACATCACCCTCGATTCCCTGCCCGACAGCTGGGCCATGGGCCAGCGCGCCAATGTGGCGGTTGAGGCGCAGTCTCCCGAGCAGGTCATCGGCATTCCGGAATCGCTGGTGATCCGCCGCGACGGGCGGGCCGGCGTGTGGCTGGCGCAGCGCGGCCGCGCCACCTGGACGCCGGTGACGCTCGGCTACATCAGCGGCTCCAACGTGGTGGTGACGCGCGGGCTGAAGGAGGGCGACGCCGTGCTGGCCCCCGCCGGACGCTATGCCTTCCAGCCGGTCACCCTCGGCACCAAGCTGCCCTGA